In Brassica napus cultivar Da-Ae chromosome A3, Da-Ae, whole genome shotgun sequence, the sequence ACAAAGAGataaactgaaaacaaaaatagagaaaaattgCAATTAAAAatcaactaaaaaaattatattttgaaaacgtATAATCTAAGACTAttacttaattttctttttaaatgttttttaatattttttaattaaattttatatatctagggtataagggtcattttacctattaaatgaaacattttgttcATTCTATCAAAACTTTCCTTCtttatcacaattttttttggtttgtttttaaaacaaattataaacaaataaaatttaataatatatggaAATAAAATTTTGGTTGTATAGGGTCTTTCGAGTTTTTGGTGGTGCTGGAAAATAATTGGTAATTGTGACTTTAatcgttttaaaatataaagtaagttttaaaatatgcaattaatatatgtttttttgtatggtttaaaactaataagatgtaaataatgaagaatatattaaaactaaatatatataaaaaatcaaatttatgataaacatggtcaaACGGTTCATAATTTGtatgttaaattaaaaaacatctTCTAGATAAAAGGAaaatctacatttgtatttatgcatgaaatgaaaaaggaaaataatatgAAAAGTCTCTTTGCAAACAATATAGTGCATTAACAACttgtatattttgtttattaaagttttggataaataattaatattttaataataataatgttttcattcaaaaatgataatatttaagTTGAAGATGAGACGAAGAGGAAGAGAATCACGATGAGATGGAGTCGGTGATTAGGGTTAGGGTGATGATGACTGATCTTTAGTTTTTAAGAGAATTATATGTTTTAGGGCTTTTAGTATTAATGGGTTAGGGATTATGTTTTAGGGCCTTTAGTATATGAGTAATAATGGGTTAGGGCCTTTAGGGCATCAGCATTGCTAGATATGCAATTGCATATCTTAGtattactttaataatataattaggTTAAGAGATTTTGGTAAGATACATGAGTAAAAGTAAAGATTATTGGTAGAAGTTTTGGTAGGTTCTtagcaaaatattaaattttgttttttttgtaaattgtttGGTAggattttataataaaacatataacattaaacatatgaatattacaaagttgaaaaaaaaaattacaaagtagaaaaaaaaattacaaagttgAAAAATAATTACTGAtactgttaaaaaaaattacaataacaTAAAAGTCACCGATTTTAATTTTAAGGTCCAAATTTATCCCATATATGTTCGATCAAATCATGTTTCAATTGTTGATGGACTGGTCTACCCCGAACTCTTGCTCGACGATCAAGTGAACTAAAAATCTCTGTAGGCATCTTAACGCAAAATGAAACATCCTGATCTTGAAACGTCTCATCTTGATCGTCTGTACGTCGTTCatcttcgacaatcatattatggagtatgatacatgctctcataatattgGCTATCTTCGATTTTTTCCATAAACTAGATGGATTTTTAATAATGGCGAATCTAGCTTGTAGGACTCCAAAGGCACGCTCAACGTCTTTTCGGACTGATTCTTGGGCTGTAGCAAATAGGGAATGTTTTGGACCCTGTGGTAGTCGGATAGATCGAATAAATGTCGCCCATTCTGGATAAATACCATCAGTGAGATAGTAGGCCAAATTGTACTCCCTTCCGTTAACATGGAAGTTGACTTCCGGAGCAACTCCgttaataatgtcatcaaaaacaggtgatcgatcaagaatatttagatcgttcatagtacctggagctccaaaaaatgcatgccatatccagaggtcaTAAGAAGCTACGGCCTCGAGGACAATCGTTGGTTTATCGGttcctcgtgaatacattccATGCCAAGCGGTggggcaattcttccactcccagtgcatacagtcgatgcttccaatcatcccgggaaatccacgtTGTTCTCCCTTATGTAGTAGTCTTTCAAGATCCTCCGGTGTTGGACGTCTTAGGTATTCATCGCCAAACAAGTCGATAATTGCGGCAGTAAATTGGTGCAAGCAATTCCGCGCTGTTGTTTCACCAAGTCGAACATATTCGTCTACCGTATCGGCCCCACCACCATATGCTAATTGACGAATTGCGGCCGTGCATTTTTGGATCGGTGATAGACTTGACCTTCCAAGTGCATCTTGTGTAGGAGCAAAATAGTGAACTTCCGTAGAGAGACGGTGGACAATGCGCATGAACAACGGCTTACTCATTCGAAACCGTCGCCGGAATATATTGGGCGGATATGTTGGAGTTTCCGAAAAATAATCATTCCAGAGCTTTCGATGGCCTTCTTCCCGGTCTCTCTCGATAAATATACGTTTTTTCCGCTCTTTCGGTTCCAGAATAGTATCAGGGATTTCTAAGAAATCTTCAAAGACAGAttcaaattcatcatcattGTCATCATTATTGTGGTAATGGTAATGAGATGAAGATGCCATTTTtagggaaaaaaaaattatagtattgAAATGAGTAGATGAAATTGCTTTAGAGAATTGTAATGAGTATATGTTGAATGATCGAACGTTCTCTCATATTTATAGAGAACCATATGTCTTCCCGTGTTGTGTTTCTTTTCAAATTATACACGGGGTGGATTCACGGGTATGAGTGATGTTTTGGATTTTCATGATGTTTTGGATTATAATTCACGGGTAAGGAGTTTTATAAAGGTCACGGGTATGGGGTTTATAAAGATCACGGGACTTGTAGaggaaagaaacaaaatagCATTGATTCAAAAGTACTAAAACACGACTTACAAAATAGCATTGATACAAAGCTGATAACACGTAGAGGAAAGTTGAAGATGATAATACGACATTACATAACATAGCCAAGTCTCGCAACCATCGTCTTGCATCACTTAAAGGCGATCAACAGACCTATTACAACTAAAACTATGAGCATTACACCAATAACTACTTCAACCCCACCGATAACACTAGATTTTTTCTTAGCTAATTTCTCCTCAACTAACTTCTCTAGTTTAACTAGCTTCTCCTCTGTCTCAAGGTCAGACATTAAGTTAAGATTATCTACCTTTTCCTCTAATAGAAATAGCTGGTTTTCCCTCgccttcatctcctccatcacGGCTACGTCCCACCACTTCCATACATGGCAGTCGCCGTCATCAACGTGGTCGCATGTGTAGTACAGTCTCCCTGGATCGGTGCTTGTTCTTGATGTTGCTAAACGTGGTTGGCCACCACAGTAACAAGTGTGTGGGAAACCGAACTCCACCTCGGGTTGCGGAGGATACGTAGCCACTTCACCATAATTCAAGCTTATTTCAGCTTGGTCACGACGGATTAACTCCTCCGTCTCGCTGTACCCACTGTCAGCCCTGTCACCATACGGATCCGAGCTTGAAGGTTGGCTGTAGCTGTACCTTCCCATAGATActaaacctgcaaaaacaatTAGATGGCCAAGGTTAATGAACAATGACAATAGAAATACAAATCAGATAACAAACACAAAGGATTTATACCAAGATTGCAACCAGAGAACAAACAGACATACATTGATCTTCAacacatacattaataaaacagagacatatattaaaaaaaaaaacagaaaagcaAACACCAAGCTTTTTTAAAAACAAGGGAAGAACTATTTCTCAGAACAACAGGTTTAGTAGCTTATTCTTGACAACTTCTTCAGCCACAGTCAGTGGTTCTGTTCTGGCTAAGAGAGTGTCTAGAAAAGCGAGCTTTGATAGTCTCTCCTTCCTATCCAAATCATCCTTCTTCATCTCCCAATCTTCCCTCTTCATATCCATAATTGTTGCATACTCAGCCACTGACTTTCCTTTACCCGTGTTCCTATTAGCCTTAGCGGCCTTTATACCTTCAGGCCGGACCTCATCATCAGCAGCAGTCGTGTTTGTACTCTGACAAGGAGTCTCACAACCTTTTCGTTTAGAAGTGCCACTAGGTTTAGGAGTGTTGAGGCTTAGCCACTTTTGTTCAAACCTCAGAAGACACCACGCATGCTCTAGAGTAAATTTCTTCTTGTGATCAGCGAAGTAGATGTCGTGCGCCACCTTGAGAACATCGTTCTCACTTTGACCAGAGGTGATCTGTCTCTCTGCTGCTGCATATGCAGCACAGAACTTGTTAGTGAAATCGTTAATCTTGTGCCACCTCTGCTTTATATTGAGATGCTCTCTTCGGTCACCACTCTGTACAGCATGTGGAGATGCAGCATAATATTCACCAACTCGGGACCAGAAAGTGCCCAGCTTCTGTGAATTTCCTACAACCGGGTCTTTAGACGTGTTTATCCAAGCGCTGATTATAACCTCGTCATCGGCTGGTGTCCACTTCTTTCTCTCCTTAGAGCCCACTGGTGTCTCGGTTTCTTGTGAACTAAAAGGAGGGATCTCTGATAACTGTTGTGATTCTCCAATGTGGACACCCGGTTGGTAA encodes:
- the LOC106441288 gene encoding uncharacterized protein LOC106441288; translated protein: MGRYSYSQPSSSDPYGDRADSGYSETEELIRRDQAEISLNYGEVATYPPQPEVEFGFPHTCYCGGQPRLATSRTSTDPGRLYYTCDHVDDGDCHVWKWWDVAVMEEMKARENQLFLLEEKVDNLNLMSDLETEEKLVKLEKLVEEKLAKKKSSVIGGVEVVIGVMLIVLVVIGLLIAFK